The following DNA comes from Hordeum vulgare subsp. vulgare chromosome 3H, MorexV3_pseudomolecules_assembly, whole genome shotgun sequence.
TCGTCAAGAGATGCAACAGGGAAAAGGTCGCCTTCCCGATCTCGGTCCGCGATCTTTGGAACTGATGGCCCGCTCTCCTCatccttatttttgttcatctgcaAGGAAAAAATTAACCTAATGAATATgcccagaagaagaagaaaaatactgTGAAGATTTAACTCAGGCACTCAAATAAAAACTAGCACACTGAACCGGAGTATCAGTTTGTGGAACTGATATTACGAATTATACTGAGTACCTTCTTCCATTTGCAAGTCTCaaagaagaatatcagatgtcatgTATGGTGGTTGGGGGAGTGTGGGATCAATAACAGTTCACAGTAGAGATGAAATAATGCTGTTCTATTTATTTTCAAGGGCAGACAGAAGACCCATGATAGGAGAATCCACTATTACCCATTCAGGCTTTTtttttgttccattttgaacagcAGATAGACGTATTACTAATGCTAGAATGCACAAAAGTCactattttttttttcttctgaaaGTTCGCAGTGCAGGTCCTCCTAGTACTTCAGCGAATGGAACCTAACCCAAATGGACTCCATGAATAAAAGGGTGGATTTGGAACAATGTTCGTcaacaatcaaaaatcaatatggTCACGTATGTTGTCATGTTACACAGAACGGATGTCAGCAGAACTGTGCAAAACCTGGACGATTGAAGATTCAATTTAATAGCACAATATATGCATTGATGGAAGATTTCCTGAGGTTTAAACCTGTGAATTACCTACAGTAGGAACATAGCCGTGATTGTCGGCTATTATCATGTTCAGGAAAGCTTATGCCTCCAGGCGACATGAAGACTGAAGTTTTTTTTTCTTGCTGCAGGAAAGCTTATGCCTCCAGGACTATCTTCTAACAGATAATTTACCAGTCATTGTTTTTAAGAGACTCCTGGAACTTTGAACTTCATCCAGATCTTTATATTTCCATGTTCGGTAATAATAAGTTGCATATAGATAATTCCTGAAATGTGTTTATAAACCTTAAGGGCCTAACTGGGATGCAAATTCTAAAAAATAGGCATAAGAACATTGTGGGATTGGGATGTCATCGCTTGTTGATCTAACAGAAACAGTAACACATGAATGTGTAAGAATGACCCTCAAGAatgctactccctctgtaaagaaatataagagtgtttagatcactactttggtGATCTAAAtgttcttatatttctttatggaGGGAGCATATGTGATTTTGCAGGAGTTACAAACAGTTTTTCCATGAGGCCAAGCTCTCATCAGAAGTTCCTACAATGTAAAAGAGCCTAACTATATGCATTTACAGGGCAACTGCAGCTATTTGTTAATGAAGTTTCAAGTTTTTAAAAACCAACAGATTAAACCTAAAAAAGATTTATGTGAAGAGTTGACACTGAATGGTCCAAAAAAAACTGGAATATCACATGCTTCATTTCATGTTCTCATGCTATACCTTGGAAACCAACAAAATCATGTACATAACGTAACATTCAGAACAAGAAGACATGGTGTGCATTTTCATTTAGTTGAGATAGCACTACCATGACAAAACACCTATTCCTAATCTAAGAATGCCAATAATGTCACTTGACCAATATCACAATGCATCTCaaataaaaaaagatataaaaaggcagATCAAGGGCATATGAGGAATACTTGAGGTTTTGCTCATGTGATGAGTGAATTTAGTATAACTATGAACAAACCTGTTTGTTTTGATTTCTTTGCGATAGGGTTTGTGCTAAATTTATGTGAACAGAGTTTCATCATGCACACAATTTATATAACTGAAGCCCCTCTGGAAATTCAACTTCCCTATTTGACCATCTgagtgatgatacagtggcatgtAACATGCTATAATATAGGAGGTGCAAATTTAAGTGCAATATATTTAAGTTATTTTAACAGGCACAATGAATGAATGGAATTCATCTTTTAGGAAGAAAGAACTAGTTATGTACTTATGTTAAACACGACTATTCAAGCTAAAGATCCGAGGAGTCGTACTCGGATTAACATAGATTGAAAAGGAAAATTTAGAATGTGCTAGGCTCAAAATTGAGAGGTGGGGCCTTCTATTGATTTCAAGAGGTGGATTAAGGAAAGTCTGTTTTATACTCCTCAAGTTTTCCTCTTGTCTAAATCTCAAGAAGAGTAGAGGGGGTCAAAATGGACTTGTTCCTTTATTCAGATTCAAACTTATGGGCTTATTAGGTCAGCTTAGAACCAGCATCAAGGAGAGCATAGAAAGAAGCGCAAGTGCATTGAAAATAAACTTATCCAGCAAGAAAAATTAAATAGCAAGTGCTCACAAGGCGAATCAGTGTCCTTCGCTCCCTCTCCCTAGCATATCTGATGGCCTATAAAATAATTCACTGGTCAGCACAAAACAAATGGATTTCTCAAGGTTCACAACAATCCTCCTCCATTATAGAAGAATCAAACCTCCTCTAGTGCTTTGCGCTCACTGTCTTCTTCCTCAGCATCCCTACAGGATGACACAGAATCATTACAATACGTAAAATACAATAAAACACAGTTCAAATTCCAGTTACGGTGTAGCCAGTACTAgtgtagcaacaaaatgaaataGCGGGGAATCACCTTCCAACAAGCTGCTTAACAGAGGTGCAGCACTTGGCACAAATCCCAAGCTCCTTGGAGCAACCTGCATTAAACAGAGACCACACATAGACATATATCAGCAACAATCAAATGGTACACCAGCACCACCGAAACAGGACATATCACTGAGCAGCCGGAATTAACCTGTACAGACGTTGTGGTACGCCTGCCGGACGTTTCGTTTACTGCACTTCTGGctgcaaaaataaaaagaaaaccatAAGCATCCATCACAATCCCCCTCTAACAACGGTTCCCAAATACTATGCCGCAACCAAGCGGGCAAGAAAGCTACCATTTTGTAGGCTCGACAATCGGCTTGTACTTGCCGTATCTGCAAAAGATGAGACGAACAGATCGGACCGAGGAACACAAGTAAACCAACGACCTAATGAATGTATATAACAAAGGGGGGAGAGCCCCGTACTTGCGCTTCCAGTCGATTTGGTCCCGGCAGCGCTGGCAGACGCCGGTGATCTCCGACAGAGGCCGGAACCTGCCCCCGGGCTCCTGCGCGAGCAGCGGCGATGATTGCGGCGGTTAGGCCCCACAAGAACGGAAAAAAAAGACGGGCAAGGGAGGGAGGCGGGTCGCCGGCTTACGGTCTCGTTGATCTTCCGGCCGAGGTTGGGCTTCCATGCGTAGCTGTTCTGGTGCTTCGGGGGACCAGTTCGCTTCGACATCTCTccgcctcgcgccgccgccgggagTCCTCTCTGCTTACCCCTAAAACCTCGCTGCGGCGGCTGCGCGGCGCACTGCTACCTGTATAACCGTCCGTGTTGGATCCAACAACTATGTCTAATGGGCGTCGGCCCAGGCCCTGGAGCGAGAGAGATAAAATTCGAACTTGGGCTCCGGAAAACATGGGCCCAATAGTCTCACGGCCCATTTGTTCCAGACTGTGATATTGACTGCCGGTCGACCCCACTGCCCCCATAGTCGGAGATCGGAAGGGAATCAAAACCGTACCGGTGGCTACCGCCCGAGGTCGGGGAGTCGGCGGcggaggcaggcaggcaggcaggcaggcagccaAC
Coding sequences within:
- the LOC123444478 gene encoding uncharacterized protein C9orf85 homolog, with the translated sequence MSKRTGPPKHQNSYAWKPNLGRKINETEPGGRFRPLSEITGVCQRCRDQIDWKRKYGKYKPIVEPTKCQKCSKRNVRQAYHNVCTGCSKELGICAKCCTSVKQLVGRDAEEEDSERKALEEAIRYARERERRTLIRLMNKNKDEESGPSVPKIADRDREGDLFPVASLDEYAEQAVQKDESDEEDARDFVKD